gcggacatcgtcttctccgccgccgccgtaggtgtcctccgtcgccaagttagggcacggaagatcgaactgctcggcctcctcttatGCTCcgcctagcagttcatcgtgtggtaaattaaaactctctttttactgtctttttcatccgatagattcatccttcctaccaaaagtggtttctgcctccacaaatttggatctatcctattctacatctcataatatgcctagtatattcacttatgcttcacacgtagttagattcctcacttgtacctattcttggattcgtacaaatcttcaacatataagtgaatgtcttcgcgctatgaggtcaatgtcttctaaactgatttatcttcaaaatcttctgagaatgcatatgacctcttccccttccctcgcatctctaatgctgtcacaggtacatgtccgtgggagaatcccttggttctcatagtctgcattcacttgcagaattcttacatcatcatatcaactctcccgaagctagttgaaagaacatgcggtgcccccatgtttggttttggtaattgatgacaatctctatggactaatggttgccttgagttatatttgaaggatttgtccataggcatttcttgaagtccatgtgttggtttcaaggagtttatgtggtgaccaaggtgttattaaggaattatccaaagattggtcatgtgagagttgagcttattgcaagcatgtcttgaagaagaagattgtgtgatcattcatgtttaccttcaagacatcatccaaatgaagagagttggaaagagtcaaggttgatcaagactaagtcaagagtgaatcaagttgatcaacacacagagcgcacaagatgtaccgagagggatcaagcgatcccatggtgtggtaagcattgtcaattacgctttgtgtactaacccatgatcttcgtgagagttctttgtggggttaggttgcggtgtgcaagttcaagtaaagcatcatgaagagatcaaatgcttgaagcttgccgtccattgtggtgacaatggactggtgaagatgtgcggaagagtggctcacccatagtggagtatgggggagcaatcaactagacttcatcgagccaacacaaccaagaaaggtggtccatcttgagggagtcaagatcgtcatcatctagctcaagtggaccatgtgcaaggcaaaggtttgctcttgataggttttctattttaccggtctcatgatggtagttgggagaccgggttataggatcgattgccgtactatcaaggggggctctcgatgagtagcttgatcgtatcgttcatagagagctcaaaccattgcatccttgcatcatctttgttggttcttgtttggttcttctttttgtgagttttggagcttatggtcatcttgatgacaagctcgagttcatcgaaaacggagttcactcgcatcttttatgatgttttcgatgttggaggttatgccggttcttctcggttggaggtttcactcctctatttgttggcatacctcccctgcctcttcttactataaccagtcgctgttttgatgctactcgtctttctcaatccaacaagcttgagtttgctcaattcggagctcatatgcagaagttatggcagttttggtttcctagcggtagtaccgcgggccggagcggtagtaccgctggtggccccagccgtagtaccgctacggtctcgtactagtaccgcctcgattcgaggggtctttttcgtgtcgggttttacggtactagccgcggcagtgggggccgtagtaccgctcgtatgcggtagtaccgccctgccaccgcggtagtaccgctctgggcccagcggcagtaccgcgagggggagcggtagtaccgcttataggggcaagcggtagtaccgctggccaagcggtagtaccgctctctgcggggctgaagtgggggtaacggttggattgttccccccactatataaggaggtcttcttccccaatgaacctgatctcttgagctcgtgttcttcctccattgttgaccttcttcgagcttgctaactctcaatccctccatgaattcttgctagtttttgagggaaaagagagaggagatctagatccacatttccaccaatcactttctcctctatgtgaggggaacccattggatctagatcttggagttcttggtgttctccttcttgttcttcctctcattttcctccctagcattagttgcttcggtgggatttgagagagaaggacttgggcactccgtgtgcccttgccattgcatttggtgcatcggtttgagttctccacggtgatacgtggaagttacaagttgagaagcttattactcttgggtgcttggtgcccttgagcttgttcctcttgggtgcttgggcgccctagacggttggtggtgttcggagctcaatcattgtggtgtaaagctccgggcaagcgtcggggtctccaattaggttgtggagatcgccccgagcaatttgacgggttccggtgaccgcccccaagggttgccaaagtgtacgggttcggtgaccacccccaagggttgccatttgtacgggttcggtgaccgccctcaagggtcccttagtggaatcacggcatcttgcattgtgcgagggcgtgaggagattacggtggccctagtggcttcttggggagcattgtgcctccacaccgctccaaacggagattagcatccgcaagggtgtgaacttcgggatacatcgtcgtctccgcgtgcctcggttatctcttacccgaacccttacttatgcactttactttgtgatagccatattgtttcttgtcatatatcttgctatcacttagttgtttatcttgcttagcataagttgttggtgcacataggtgagcctagttgttgtaggttttgtgcttgtcaaattaactgctaggtttatttcgcatttgttcaagcctaaaccgtaattattttaaagcgcctattcaccccccccccccctctaggcgacatccacgatctttcactagttcctgtctgaccagcagacggaagcctttgacagttttgaagccattcagtctgataagtcagcaaggaagggaggcagacagcgccgtgggggaacatcaagagatttgccacctgacctctatgagctgtacaagacagatccagaagaggattacaatcagcgcaaaacacgaatccaatgcattcgaagatattgggctgagcaatggttcaagtacaggttcgtgacccaggaatatgctgaaaagaatgccgtcaagcgaccctggggagacatcttgtacaaaaatcttccacccaggtccagaactgaagccattgatcaaggcttctacccttgcatggtccgtggaccacagcctgctgatgccgacccatcttctctgctatggtgtcgtgaagaaaatctgttcaagcgcaactatcagtttgccaagaactcggccaaagagaacaagaagtcgcggggattagacttcaaccccggtccctctgctcctcgtgccgatggcacacgcgatgttgaacccaatattgttgggcccttctacaaccttgaaggtctcatcactcacattatggTTCAAGGGGCTGTCGTGGATCACTCTGCCGaagacgctgattctgacgaagcgcctgcaccaccgaagcctgtcgtggatcttcagaatgcacacttggtgcaggaggagcagtggccagaggcttcggtgtgacagacgtccaaaacttcaagctaatgatgcatgagctcaaggaggcgtttcacaagaaacgtgacgaagctaaaggctctcgagagcgcatgaaacatctggctgccaaatgtgttcaagcttacaatgaagctgagaagcacaaggcacttgggcgtcctggcatcaaccccaagatggctgccaagaagaagaagaagcctgttgtgGACCAAGCTGAAGCATCTAggtgggaagaacctcgcattgtcttccctgccagtatgacaggcgtgaagcctaaggtccccataatggcttcggagctcaagaaaacaagggcagctgaagccgaagccagaaagcgcaagaccaagaacacaacTGATGAGGCTCCACCAaccaagaagaggaaaaccaagaagaaagatcgggctgctcccacagagccccttgtcgtcgagccaatttctgttgctcgtcctgcgtctgcacaccaagagcgtcgtttgatagttcatgagcctgctaccacagaggctcctgaagctgaagatatttcAGTTGTTGACCCCactgcagctgaagacattggtctccaagacaatgtagaagatgatgaagtccttcctcggatcgagcacaacatggtatcatcgcctgttctcatgaacaatgaactcatcagcattggttgtcctttgacgccaatcgctcaggatgattcatgggctgatcaccctcaagactccccccgcCAAGATGAATCACCacgtactcccccaactcaagtcaccactccggtgcttgatgatgaagactttgtggcccagactactccatctccacaagcgtcgccagcatttcgcaggcttcgcaaaggaccaaggccacaagtcactctttcgagtgttccagaaggagaagagcaccaccaCTCAATCTCACGACAAGTATTTCCTAAAGCCTCTCCAACTGCGAACatctccgagtctgaagccaaagcggctgaagacattccggctgcatcagccgatgaccaagaagagccaagagtagaagaagaatgtgttgctacacccccgtccaaccctgaagttgttctcgaggagaacgtgtccgaccctccagctactcaagtggaggttaacaatactgaggcggccacaaaCAACTCAACTAAaaccaatgacattgtcatggccgaagctaatgtggcgcctgaagctaatgtggtgccagaagtgaatgcacctgaagtcaatgctgcccctgatgcaaatctgcagcctgaagtcattgccactgccactgccactgctcctgtaccgcctacaagccacacaccatcgagcaagcatttgatcgtggtcagctggtcactgtcaaatggcccattctggttcctccacctgctgctggtccacaatttgactatcatgtcgagcacaggcctcaggtccagaagcctaaaccaaggtttccaggtactgcaacttcaccagggtcgttcaatgcaaatggcttcattgcgcacaacactttctttgatagtgccaagaacacctactccaagccaagaatttcatctgatcggttctggagctatcagcagcgcagttactattcatgtgttctctatgatcaagggcgcatttttcctcatatgcgtctagactgtgaagctattgctagactgccctgcctagaagaagctcttgactgttttcgtgatgctggtcttctgaattttgtgactgataaagagcattggaatgaagagcttctgctacaattttatgctaccctccacatccgtggctacaacagggatccgaaaacttgggtccttgagtggatgacaggcaatactCATCCCGAAGCCAAAGCTctggatatcattgagcttacaggcctgcccactccaggtgaactcttcgagcctggttgtcagcttcaccgcaatgctttggatagcatctttcagaagccatagctcaacatgagccaaatgctgagcatgatgaagcctctgccacgcgacgctgaatacccaagagaattctttgttgaagatctAGAATATCTGCCCCGAACAATCTATcatatcataaggcgaactctatggcccatcaagggacattcttctgcagcgaagcttgaaggatcgatgaagacattggtcttttatatcttcaatggcatcagcttcaatgctcaagacttcattatcaggcaattggctgcatcaggctctgaccTCTTTGGTCTGAAATTCTGCGCTCCATGGGTTATGTGCCTTGCTTcattcagctgtcaactatcagccttctgcacGCAACCATATGATatttttgccagaggttgatatgtcagttgaagccatatacccagagcctgccaaggagccaatttatcttcacaatgttgatcaccaaagcttcacacagcccattgaaggagttcaggccgtcactcgtgtttatcctttagCTGGCAATACACGTGGACCTCACCGttcccatactgaagccactgcaagcactatttctcaaaggcctcggaagagatctcgtgttctcaatgaccgagagcttctcgtcaccctgcatcagaaacaggataagcatcgctactggctgaagcgtcagatgcaaagcctcttggtggacatcaatcgcattcgcaaccttgccaccaagaatgcatttgtcactcatgaaacctgtcggagatcatggaagagtttgactttgctcagtgctgaagctgatcttcaagacgatggcttcactgaaagattcaagtttgactccactcatccaaggaatgctgtcttgcgtcggactccctctcttgaagactctgactattcctcctcagctgcaacggtgaatgccagagtcattgatgaccaagatgatgctacttcaccacctccaacttcgacgcgtatcgacactgcaccacaaacaaggttggggcaatctccacaacttaattggaggctcccaacgacaccacaaagcttcaccacaatggactatggctccgcggtgacctcaaccgtctagggtgctcaaacacacaagagtaacaagatccgctagggataagtggggggaatcaaatttctcttggtggaagtgtagatcatggccttctcaaccaatcccgagcaaatcaacaagtttgattggccagggagagagatcgggcgaaaatggagcttggagcaacaatggagcttttgggggaagaggtgagtcaactttggggaagaagacccctttatatagtgggggaacaaaccaaccgttaccccccttcAGCCCCgaagagggcggtagtaccgctgtgccagcggtactaccgcttgccactataagcggtactaccgctgcacaccgcggtactaccgcttggcccacagcggtactaccgcggagggagggtggtactaccgcacaggagcggtactacggcccccacagccgcggctagtaccgtaaaacccgacacgaaaaaggagccctcgaattgaggcggtactagcacgagaccaccgcggtactacggcttgggccactagcggtactactgctctggagcggtactaccgcccccagagcggtactaccgcttgtggcgcccaagcggtactaccgctccgtcccgcggtactaccgctgggaccagagttagtacacacatggggctactagcggtactacggctctgggcggtactaccgctccggagcggtactaccgcttatagcacccaagcggtactaccgctcagggccgcggtactaccgctgggaccagagagggcacaaagagaggagacccaagcccatcatcgaaacggaaaggctcggaaggaggggcaaaggaagtgtacgtgatgattccgccctagcctttccaaaacggaccccctcttgatagtacggtaatccctatgaaactagtccaccaaactaatccgaaaggactacaccgtcttcgctttaagATCCGAGGGGagaaaatcgtctcgtgccaaaaggacgaatctctgaaaaacactcaacgcacacgattagtccgcaaaagcattgtcatcaatcaccaaaacatcttagggataaatatgcccttacactagtgtagcatagagttctaggtggaagttcaacttaacagtctccactgcagtatcggtatataaaacagtgttttggaaccaaaggcaatttttgtgtgcctctgggatctggtgggggattgctggaattttgtctattttgggcctagcccaatagcagtttcagaaattcctaataaatcctagaggcccacttagcccatttgtgcaaggcaagggatactactaaagtttagtcccacattgctagttgagtgggagttggacctccttataagggaggttctttccccacttgtatgagtaTGAGAACAAgtgggacatccacgcgcgctcctcctccgccgcccgcctcgtcacgacgcgccgcgggttgcgccgtctcttcgtttcgcctcccgtcgctgccctctcgcctccttctcttgcgcctataaaagggaggtcgctcctcccagagagacgcaccagaacctcttcctcctctcgccacaagttcctgagcactgcgctgctgctacgatcttcccaaTCCCGGCTTGTGgcgcaccgcaggtcgggacagtaggcctccgaaaccgcacctctttgagtcctgtacgggagaagggtgataaggtttttggggagcgctctgcgtgactactggcttcttcatcacggactccgacgactatttccccgacgacgacttcttccccgacgtcgactacctcagcaacgacatgcctggagaggatgtcgaccccaagtccagtgcttctgctgctgccgtcccgtacgtgttcttgctctttctgttagatgtcatgacacagttctttgctctagtttctgccctacatatgataggttctacttcatatatgcaacttcatctagtgtctgttctagatgtgtttagttcaagttcatatatgcagatgctatttacttTCTCtccgtcagattgcatgacttgctttatcgcggctatattagtcatgctttatctagtatttctgttaataaaatcatttggtaaattgctcatatttccaacaccgctGCCACATTGTGGAGGTGCCGCTCGCGAGGCGACAACTAGCCTCCCAGCTGGCGATCACCGCCAGCCGCCGAAGCAGGTCAGAAGCCAGCCGTGCCCCTCCTGGCCTCCTCCCTTCTATTCCCTACCATTCCTCTCCGTTTCTTTTCTCTCTCTCGTCTCTTCCTCACATAGACCGCCATGGTCAACCTCAGCGGCCGAGCCAGAGCCCTTGCATCGCTAGCTGGCGCCGCCGATTGCCTCCGCCTGTCCTCGACCAGATCCGGCCTGCCCCGCGACGCTGGCCACCGAATCCGCTGTCCAAGCCTTCCCCGCCGGAAGGAGTGGGAGGAGGGAGTCACGGCGAGCTCCAGTGCCGGAGTCGAGAGGAGGCACTCGAGGAGTTCCGGTTTGGGGAAGACTCGGTTGCAGCGAGAAGTGCATATGCAGTTTTTATCAGGGGCAGACGCGTTTTCGAATCTCTTCGAAATATCGGATGGTGCGGGAGTCGTGCGGTACTTTTCTCAAAAAGATGTGGTGTGCCACTTACAAATTTCGATCTCGAAAAGGTGCTCTTGATAAGTTTTTTAGCAAAAGCATCAAATGATATTGGGATGACATTGTGTACGAAAAATAACATGAAGATTTTGTATCAAAGGAATGCTAGAAGGATGGCATGATTTGTGCAAAATAATGTAGTAATTCCAAGTATTGAAAATAGCTTTCTTATTAGATGTACTTCAACTACGTACCAACGAGATACATATATATTATAATAATTTTGTATGGAGAATTGCTTTTTGATAAGAAAGAATCACTTCCTGCTAAATATTTGTTTTACTTTTTTAATTGCCAATGGTTGTATCAAGAGCCTAATTTTTGATTTGGCACAGGGCCCCCATTTTCTCGGGTACGGCCCTGTTCTGCATCACATGTAGGAGATAATAGGGAGTCGTGTGCAGCTGAGTGAGTGGTCGTTGAGAACCAAGTCATGTACCTTAACAAAAAAAATCCTCTCTATTTGAATTACCCGGAACCATGTGGAGCCCATGTATTATACAATATGACAATATTCGTCACTAATGATCCACATGTACCGAAAATGCCCGAGCTCTATGGAGGCCTTTATTTGAAAACATAAAAAATTCGAACTTTTAAGTTTCAGAAAATTCTGAAAATAAACACATATACCTAGATACGTAATGTACATTTGTGCAAATTTTTAGGTTGAAATACATTAAAATATGAGCTACACAAAAAGACAAATCCGGGGCTTTTTAGTatatgtactgttcatcctcaaagTCCATGATTTTGTTTTTTATGTGCAGCTCTCAATTCAAGGTGTTTCATCCTCAAATTTTTCACACATACACTTTACATCCTTGCATATATGTGtattatttttagatttttttaaagtgaaatttttgaatttttcaagATAAAGGGCTCCATAGAGTCCGGTCTCCAAAATGCCCTACTCCACCTGCTATTATGCTCCCTCCTACGAGCAAACACCTTTGTCCTGACATTGGGTAGTTCTGTGCCCCTGATTTTCTCATGCACCGGTAAATTCTATGCAAATCAATATTTGGTCTTATACGTCTTATTTTCCAAAATGGTGTTAATAATGAGAATATGATGAAACAACATAATAATCCACAAACCAAGTTATGCTTTCAATTTTTAAAATTGaattatgttaatatttttttatgTTAGTCAACACGTGCGTTGTATGTGCACGATTACTAGTCAGGGGAAGAAGAAGGATAATATATTTTCAATGTGACTTTGTTCTCGTTGATCCTTCTGTGTCCACTTGCATTTCCCTTGTACTGACTATTTGTTTTTCCATAGTGTACAGTAAAAACTCAAACGCAATTTGGGTATTACTATctctgtaccaaaatataagattctatttataggctaaactagcctacaaaaacgtcttattttggtacggagggagtagaacGGATGGAGCGAAGTTTTATTTGTAAAGTACAAAAAAGAACACTAGTGAAGAGAGAATTCCTCCGTTTTATATAGAAAAACATTTCAGACAGGTTCATACAAATAATTACAGTTTTCCGGAGGTAAACAGAACCTTGTTATAATCAGTAAACTAGCAAAGACTAATAAAAAAATGCAGAACATTCAAGTGGAAGTGGTGAGTGGTGACAATCCCATTTGCGGTTTCTTTGAACGtgtcgtactccctccgtctagctgAGTAAGttatcttaggttgtgcaccgtgaccaaggaggaggggaaaacgagagaacttaatgtttatttgctaattaatagcattgcatgcaatgaactaaccactgcatgtcgtgtttggtagtctcaagtcattaaaatcatgcacaccccacatatcttattggttgatatgtcaagaaacaagaaacgaggtagaggttaatgcaccgcgcctaagtgtttcgggattatttggttttcgtaagatgacttacacacctagacggagagagtattacttttgttttgtttctttgtgTGTGTATCAGGTGTCCTCTAGTCATGGCTGAGTCACTGAAAATTGGGTGAGCGAGCAATGACTTTGCCGGAAGATGTGGACGTGCAACCGAAGATGTGCCCAGCCCGGTCAGCACCATGCAGGCAGGTTGTGACTCACTTGCATACGGAGCACGTCGTATCGTTGTGTCCACCCTCTCCGCGTCAAACAAAAACCAACCGCTTTAGCAGACTAGCTGTAGTCCCCACTCTCCAACCAAAATCATCAATCAAATTCTGAAGTCACCACAAAGAAAAGAGTTCTTAAAAAGTTTGTGGAGGCGAGCGTGCAACCATTTTCCACCGTGCACGTCAGCTACTTGTATTAGTATAGCAGAGTGTTGTGCGCCGGTCACTGTCAGCTGAGCAAGGTTACTTGCAGACTGCAAAGATTACGTGCAGCTGCTCCACTGTCGAGTCAGGCGCTAAACAAATTGGGCGCGCAGATCTCGAGAGAGCTGCCCCCCAGGACGAAGCCTAGCCTGCCGGCCTGCCGGCCATGCGAgtgctccctccattccataatgtagtgctttctctatcctcgtgcttcaactttgaccgtaaatttaactattaagaccgattgcggcgggagcaaaagttatatcagtgaattcgtattcgaaagacgTTTTCAATTATacaattttttctcccgccgcagtcggtctcgttgattaaatttgtggtcaaagttggacctcggaaagcacggacgcactatattttgaaatggagggagtactagagtATTGGCAAAGACCACACGTACACACGCTCACTCCCAAAAACTCCAGTGGAATCTTCAGGCGCGTGCAACTGTAAAATTGCAGTCTGCAAAGGAGGTGCATCCCGCTTGGCTCGAAACGTGCTCGGCAACCCCGAAGATGAGACCAACTGGCAGCCTCTCCTCTCGGTTAAACAACACACATCTCATGAAGCGACATGAGCCGCATCCTTCTGCCCAAAGTTTTCAGCGTAATGGTTCTCTGCGGCTGGGTGCACGCGTCGGGTTGCTTGTGGGCGCAGGGTGCGTGACAAGACATGTACGCGCGCCAAGAAGCTCCCAGTGTCTCGGCTACTGTATACAAGGTTCTGCCTGTCGCCGTGGCGCGCATGCAGTGCACTCCCCTAGGATTCCTGCACGGGGAAGCACCGCCTATAGTAGTAATAAAAATAAGAAATGGCATCAGCCTCTTTTCTGGTTTTCTTTTCCGTTTATTTTTTACTCACATCTTTCGCCAAAAGGAAATCAGTGCGAGCATTTGTTTTTCAGGGGTACTACTTCGTTCCGAAATCGGTCCATGGTATTGGTGTCTTACCCCAAGACTACGGGCGCTAGCACGCAGGTTTTGGGTACGTCGACGGAGCAACCTCTGTACGTTGCTATCAGTGGCCGGGACCCCGTCCACGTCGCCCGGACATACATGCTTCCCGTCGTTTTCGCCGCCGGGCCACCCACCGCATGGCGCCGTGGTCCGTGTCGGGGCGCGAATAAAGAAACCGAACCGCTCCCTCGTCCTTGGTTAGGCTCGTGCGGACGGCGCATGGTATTGCGTGGCCCTGTGTGCTCGCTCGTCTTTCTCGCAGCAGGCCTGTTTCGCCCGTCCCCGCACAAACCATATATACCCAGACAACCCTAGTTTGGTTCAGGCACAGCAAACACACAATCAACCTCCCACTCCCGGCGCACCAAAGGCAACGACGCGCTGCTAAGTTAGCTACACGCACCAACACATAATGGCTTGCGCCTTCTTCTTCGACGCCGAGCCGGTCAGCGAGCCCGGCGTGCACGCCCTGGACGCGTGCGCACTCTGCACCAAGCCGCTGGCAAGGGACAGCGACATCTTCATGTACAGAGGGGACACGCCCTTCTGCAGCGACGAGTGCCGCCACGAGCAGATGCGGCTCGATGCCGCTTGCGCCAGGGCGGCCGCCCGGAGGCAGAAGCAGTTCTCTACGGGAACTGGGTCCGGGCGTGCACG
This region of Triticum aestivum cultivar Chinese Spring chromosome 2D, IWGSC CS RefSeq v2.1, whole genome shotgun sequence genomic DNA includes:
- the LOC123050003 gene encoding FCS-Like Zinc finger 1; the encoded protein is MACAFFFDAEPVSEPGVHALDACALCTKPLARDSDIFMYRGDTPFCSDECRHEQMRLDAACARAAARRQKQFSTGTGSGRARRECWEVSVAS